CTACATATCCCATGAAAAAAGAACCATATCTAGTAAATCATGGAcgtgtataaaaacatgttgaagTTATATCAAATGTAGAAGGGCCAAAATCATACATTCTATTATCATCTAGACAATCAAGTATATTTGCAGTAACTTGTTTTATACAGAACACCTAGTTAGCTGGCTGTAATTGCATGTACTACTTTGTAGGCCTACATGGTATACTACATATGTTTTGTAAAGCTTGGTTTATTGAGTGTATAAGACCATCACACCTATCAGACCCCACCCCCCATATGGAGCAACTCTACCCAGAAAACGACTGGGATTTAAAACTTCCAGCCCACAACACACATTGCAGTCTCACACCTCAGTTTTGTCTGAAATACATGTTCCTCCTTTATCCTGCACAATTTGCTGGCTTCCTGTAGGCGTTTGGTTGTTTGCAGTAACATTACcctttattactttttactgaaAGAACATAGTAACATGCAATTTACACACCGACTGTCTACTTTatcaagatatttaaaaaagactTCCAGTATTCAATACtcttttaaaaaagcactgaTGCTTGTTTAACTACAGTGTGagaaattataaaatgtacagtacttaaGAACCACTGCACAATTAAAATAAGATTTGAAGTTAGGGAGGTAAATCAAAAACGtagttgaaaaaaaatctaaaacaaacaacacgAGACCACTGCTTTACCCAGCTAATTCTGGAAACATTCATGACTCTTCATTTGACAATACAAGTAGCTTTGGAGACCCCATTAACTGTGACTTTAAATCTCCATAATTAAATGTTTAGAAACGTTTTACCAAATGAGCCCCTACAATAGCGTGTCTCCTCTCAGCCCgcacacatttaaacaactgGGGGAGGGTGACAAAAAATACTCACCTGTGACTGGAAGAGGCTGTTTAAGTAAACAAAGAGTTAAATAGGGCTTGCCTGCACAACAACTTGCTGCTTAACTAATAGTACTTGTAAGCCCTctgggttttatttcacagtaaGCACGTTATCacatacaggaaaaaaaaaaaaaaaaaaaaaaaaaagtgggctgAGCCAATTCCTGCTCTGCTTTCCTGTAAGATCACAACACTAGTTACAAGTTATTTGGACTCGAAAGGGTGAACACCTCAATGCCACCACCATCTGGGGAGGAAAACGTCTGAAGTTACTGCAGTACTGAGAAAGCTCACAAAAacacagcgcacacacacacacacacacacacacacaggtggttGGACTGATTGAGACCTGCCTGTTTGCCTTTATGCTGAACTGCCTTTCAAGCTGGCCCAACACTGCTCAGTGGAAATAAGAGATTGTTCAACTGGCTGATAAGAAGCACAGTGCAGATCTGGGACTGCCAGCAACTTAAATCACAACAGCGACAAAAGGGAACATACAGCTACACTTGTTTTGCTTTCAAGATCTGCGTTCGGGGgacaattttcttttcttctcatACAAGGTTTGGTCTTTACAAACATTCCTCTTAGACATAAATGAAGAGAGATACATAGCTCAGAGTTTACCTTAGGACTGATCTGGGCAGGGGGACTGGAGTAAGAGCCTAAACATGCTGTACCTTTTCAGACTTTAGGACATAAACAATGCCGCCGCCGCAATAAATGGAGCCACTGTTTCTTGCAACTAAAACTGAAGTCATCAACCAAAGGAAGCTGCATTTCAACACAGTTTTTTGTTCCCCATTTACAAATTTGATTAAAACTGGCTGGGGAATATCTATTAAGAACTGAATGCACAAAAGTAAACACAAGCTGTTTACCATGTCAAACAACACCACCAACTGTAACATCGATGACAGCTTTAAGTACACCCTGTACGGCAGTGTGTACAGTATGGTCTTTGTTTTGGGACTGATCTCCAATGTGGTGGCCTTGTACATCTTTTTGTGCTCGCTGAAGCTACGTAACGAGACCACCACTTACATGATGAACCTGGTATTCTCCGATCTGATCTTCGTCTTCACGCTGCCTTTACGGATCTTCTACTTTGTTACCCGCAACTGGCCCTTTGGGGATATGCTCTGCAAGATCTCCGTCTCCCTTTTTTACACTAACATGTACGGGAGCATGCTCTTCCTCACCTGCATCAGTGTGGACCGCTTCTTGGCCATTGTGCACCCGTTCAGGTCCCGGACTCTGCGTACCAAGCGTAATGCCAAAATCATCTGCTGTGCCATTTGGGCGCTGGTGCTCGCAGGAAGTTTGCCTACTGGCTTTCTTCTCAATTCCACAAGTAAGCACAATAAAGGCGAGAACAAATACTCCTGTTTTGAGAACTTCTCAAGTAGTGAATGGAAGGACTACCTGTCCAAGGTGGTCATCTTTATTGAGACTGTGGGGTTCCTCATCCCCCTGATCCTCAACGTCTCCTGTTCCGCCATGGTCCTGCAGACCCTCCGCAGGCCCAGAACCCTCAACCAAGGAAAGCTGAACAAAACCAAGATCCTGCGCATGATTATGGTTCACCTCTTTATATTTTGCTTCTGCTTCGTGCCTTACAACATCAACCTGGTGTTCTACGCCCTCGTCCGGACTCAGGCTCTGAAGGGATGCACGTTGGTGGCCGTCGTCCGGACAATGTACCCAGTGACGCTGTGCATCGCGGTTTCCAACTGCTGCTTTGACCCTATTGTGTACTACTTCACTTCTGAGACCATCCAAAACTCCATAAAAAGGAAATCCACAAGCAAGATTTGCGATACTAAGTTCTCTGAAGAAAGCTCCATACAGCAAAGCCTGCGCACCATTAAAGCCAAAATGTTTCAGACAGAATCCACAGTGTAAGTGCTGACTTTACAGCAGACACTTTAATTCTCAACTTTTCCCTCACAGTGTGGTTTGTACAACATCACTGTTTGAAAGGAAATTATGCAAAAACTTCATCTATCACTTTTGGAAACTGAAAGGaacttgaaatcagcaacttGGAATTACTTTGGAGCATAATGTATTTAACTAACTTTGTCATGAAAAGTTTTATGAGCTGAGGAATACGTGagaactttttttaaaaggctgcAACCGATGGAGAATCAAaccaaaatgaaactaaaaaaggATTGTCCTGTTAAGTGTTCAAAAGATTTGTTTCAAATCTGAAAAGCCAGGTATGTAGCCATTGCATAGTGGTGTGAAAAAAATGGTGTGCTAAAGTAGTTCCAAAATGATGCTTCAgtgaccaacacaaaaaacaaatgacttgCCTTGTCCCCTCCATGTAAAACAAGTATTATTGCAATATTTATCTATTTCTGCTATCAATGAAATTAGAATGTGAACCAGGGATTACTGCTGAACCTTTGAATTACCCatactatgtatatatacactgtgtgtataaaatgtgtgtgtatatgcatcTATAAACTAGGCACCATAGTGCCATGTGTCTTGGTGGTTTCTACCGACTTAAAGCTGTGTCTTTGCAAATGAAAGTATTATAATGAATCTACTCTAAATGATCTATTTGTTCACATACTTTGTGGCCTTGCTTTGCAATTCAGTTTATTCACGTTTAAAGAACTTTGCTACTTTGACACACACCCACTCTCGCAGTGAAACGTTTGTATgggaaaagaacattttaaaaaaggggacAACTGAAAATGGTTAGCTCCTTTTCTCAATGCCAGTTTGCATTTAGCATACAGTATAACAGTTCCTTTATTCTATTCTTGAAAGCAAAGTGATTGATGATATAACTTCTTTGCTTTTACACAACTCTGGgaccaaaaacagcataaaacTATATTTGCGTTAGCCATTTCATAACCAGGACTTGTTTTACTAGCAACACTCAACTCTAGGTAACATGGTCTAATATTACCTAAACCCAACAAAGTTTATGGAGTGTTGGTATCAACATGCAGCAAATCCCTTTAACAATTAATCCAAtagcaatacatatttaaagaaaacctCTTATGGTAGTTTAGGGTTAAATTAAGGTACTGTTgtattgttaattaaataaagcttggtaactactttttgtttaaagttaaCTATTTTACCTTTTTGAGAGAATATCAAAAGGAACGTTTAAAATAAACGTGATGTCAATCTAAAAATAATGCATAACAGGTTCTGTTGGGAAACCACATGCATCAAAAGAGGCTGATCCAATTAGAAATCAGGAGCAAACCAaatctgcagaaaacaaaaccaaaatcaatGCCAACATTTATGTACGTATGGCTGCAGCTGCAGAGTAAAGCACAAAGCATTGCACAGCTCGGTCACAAATTCCAGTGTTCACTGATAAGGTTTCTGTTTCCGGTAACACTTTTGAAAGCCTCTAGTAAAACTAAACTGTTAACATGACTCATTGTGCAGTATTTAAGTAAACCGTAGTGTTAATTTACAATTAGGAATTATAATTATTGCTAAACTGCTGGGCAAAGAGTTGCCAAA
The Polyodon spathula isolate WHYD16114869_AA chromosome 9, ASM1765450v1, whole genome shotgun sequence genome window above contains:
- the LOC121321345 gene encoding lysophosphatidic acid receptor 6-like; translated protein: MHKSKHKLFTMSNNTTNCNIDDSFKYTLYGSVYSMVFVLGLISNVVALYIFLCSLKLRNETTTYMMNLVFSDLIFVFTLPLRIFYFVTRNWPFGDMLCKISVSLFYTNMYGSMLFLTCISVDRFLAIVHPFRSRTLRTKRNAKIICCAIWALVLAGSLPTGFLLNSTSKHNKGENKYSCFENFSSSEWKDYLSKVVIFIETVGFLIPLILNVSCSAMVLQTLRRPRTLNQGKLNKTKILRMIMVHLFIFCFCFVPYNINLVFYALVRTQALKGCTLVAVVRTMYPVTLCIAVSNCCFDPIVYYFTSETIQNSIKRKSTSKICDTKFSEESSIQQSLRTIKAKMFQTESTV